One Persephonella hydrogeniphila genomic region harbors:
- a CDS encoding methylthioribulose 1-phosphate dehydratase, with the protein MPYRLYQEEKQKAVNILNDIKVKLYSRGWFPATSGNLSYKLHDDPLYFAITSSGKDKGTVTHEDVIFVDKDAKPIEKTRLKPSAETKIHSQIYQKTDAGCVIHIHTVNNNFVSQVYFEDGFVPLKNMEMIKALDIWKEDAFVKIPIIENFFDLEKLAVEAGKAVNPEVPGLLIKNHGIYAWGRNEFEAKRHIEAFEFMFEYMKDMIIFKGSKDIF; encoded by the coding sequence ATGCCCTACAGACTTTATCAAGAAGAAAAACAAAAAGCTGTTAATATACTGAATGATATAAAAGTAAAACTGTACAGCAGAGGATGGTTTCCTGCAACGAGTGGAAATCTTTCTTACAAATTACATGATGACCCTCTCTATTTTGCCATTACAAGCAGTGGAAAAGATAAAGGAACAGTAACCCACGAAGATGTTATATTTGTTGATAAAGATGCAAAACCAATTGAAAAAACAAGACTGAAACCTTCAGCAGAAACAAAGATCCACTCCCAGATATACCAGAAAACAGATGCAGGGTGTGTTATCCATATCCATACTGTAAACAATAACTTTGTGTCACAGGTTTATTTCGAGGACGGATTTGTTCCTTTAAAAAATATGGAAATGATAAAAGCCCTCGATATATGGAAAGAAGATGCCTTTGTAAAAATACCTATCATCGAAAATTTTTTTGATCTTGAAAAGTTAGCAGTAGAAGCAGGTAAAGCTGTAAATCCGGAAGTTCCGGGATTGTTGATAAAGAACCACGGCATATATGCATGGGGAAGAAACGAATTTGAAGCAAAAAGACATATAGAAGCCTTTGAGTTTATGTTTGAGTATATGAAGGATATGATTATTTTTAAAGGTAGTAAGGATATTTTTTAG
- a CDS encoding methyltransferase domain-containing protein, translated as MKTLVKFSFSRFSESYDKEAVLQKEAAKILIEFAGRLKGKILDIGCGTGFLYRYSEWKNTVGIDIAEDMVRFYKKFNRSVILGDMEKLPFQENSFDNVVSNFSLHWADFGTTVSQVRHVLKKDGCFVFNIPVGGSLKAVEKILGDTTFDFLCVPEILDILRENGFRIEDFFVENLEKEFENGYELLMHLHKTGVAINTESKSIGEKRKIVQKFKENKTPVQLNFKLLFVKAYL; from the coding sequence TTGAAAACCCTTGTAAAATTCTCTTTTTCAAGATTTTCTGAAAGCTACGATAAAGAAGCAGTTTTGCAGAAAGAAGCAGCAAAAATTCTTATAGAATTTGCAGGTCGACTTAAAGGAAAAATATTGGACATAGGCTGTGGGACAGGCTTCCTGTACAGATATTCAGAATGGAAAAATACCGTCGGAATAGATATAGCCGAAGATATGGTCAGATTTTACAAAAAATTTAACCGGAGTGTTATTCTTGGAGATATGGAAAAACTTCCCTTTCAGGAAAACTCATTTGACAATGTCGTCTCTAATTTTTCTCTACACTGGGCAGACTTTGGAACAACAGTTTCTCAGGTCAGACATGTATTAAAAAAAGATGGGTGTTTTGTTTTTAATATACCTGTAGGGGGAAGTCTAAAAGCAGTAGAAAAAATCTTGGGAGATACAACATTTGACTTTCTATGTGTTCCTGAGATTTTAGATATTTTAAGAGAAAATGGATTCAGGATAGAAGATTTCTTTGTGGAAAATTTAGAAAAAGAGTTCGAGAATGGGTACGAACTTTTGATGCATCTACACAAAACAGGAGTAGCTATAAACACAGAAAGCAAATCTATCGGAGAAAAAAGAAAAATAGTCCAAAAATTCAAAGAGAACAAAACCCCTGTTCAACTAAACTTCAAACTCCTATTTGTAAAAGCATACCTATAA
- a CDS encoding alpha/beta fold hydrolase: protein MKKVFVHGWSFSSKIWENTYKSEESIFVDLPFHGENQKKYNLPVIENFSEELCSLIESVNEDVTLIGWSLGATVSVLTSLKKPKNLKKLILIGFSPKFKDKEIGHNPVMIKAFMLALKIDFKDTVYNFRKTAVGDFFKNIPLPEKEGSIHLLKEFINTDITGRLKEIDLPTILIHGKKDKIINYQASVYSHKKIKNSELILTDCHHAPFMCKNQQNINDVIIFPQKF, encoded by the coding sequence ATTAAAAAAGTATTTGTACACGGCTGGAGCTTTTCATCAAAAATATGGGAAAACACTTATAAATCAGAAGAAAGTATATTCGTTGATCTTCCTTTCCATGGAGAAAATCAGAAAAAATACAATCTTCCAGTAATAGAAAACTTTTCCGAAGAGCTGTGCAGTCTGATAGAAAGTGTTAATGAAGATGTAACCCTGATAGGATGGTCGCTTGGAGCTACGGTTTCTGTATTAACGTCTCTAAAAAAACCAAAAAATCTGAAAAAATTGATACTTATCGGTTTTTCTCCAAAATTCAAGGACAAAGAGATAGGGCATAATCCTGTTATGATAAAGGCCTTTATGCTTGCCTTGAAAATAGATTTTAAGGATACAGTTTATAACTTCAGGAAAACGGCAGTGGGGGATTTTTTTAAAAATATCCCCCTCCCAGAAAAAGAAGGAAGCATACATCTGTTAAAAGAATTTATAAACACAGATATCACAGGCAGATTAAAAGAAATAGATCTACCAACAATATTGATACACGGAAAAAAAGACAAGATCATAAACTACCAAGCATCAGTCTACTCTCACAAAAAAATAAAGAACTCAGAGCTTATCCTGACAGACTGCCACCACGCCCCTTTTATGTGTAAAAATCAACAAAATATCAATGATGTTATAATATTCCCCCAAAAATTTTAA
- a CDS encoding 6-carboxyhexanoate--CoA ligase translates to MKLYSIKARASLNGKHISGAERIVPEERVFETIRWIEKKVEKKNFDSLNIKVELIKEKPILIEKSLPIVDIKFKNHEDANLKAVKILHRITGIPTERIKELIALIHTGASPEKKNMRGAMIVNLTGKRVEKDRFRGVRTTDVDFLDREKVIKKLLEKGFTERTADALALTTKNMHHPDIIAEYCISDEPDYLTGYISTKEKYYRFTPLKEFGNKNGGRIYFIKNSTDIDELYRFLEEKPVLIKDVE, encoded by the coding sequence ATGAAACTGTACAGTATAAAGGCAAGGGCTTCCCTAAACGGAAAACATATATCAGGAGCAGAAAGAATAGTTCCGGAAGAAAGAGTCTTTGAGACAATAAGATGGATTGAAAAAAAGGTAGAAAAGAAAAATTTTGACAGTCTGAATATAAAAGTAGAACTGATAAAAGAAAAACCTATTCTAATAGAAAAATCTCTCCCTATCGTTGATATAAAATTTAAAAATCATGAAGATGCAAACCTTAAAGCTGTAAAAATCCTTCATAGAATAACAGGAATTCCAACAGAGAGGATAAAAGAACTGATAGCTCTCATTCACACAGGAGCTTCTCCTGAGAAGAAAAATATGAGGGGAGCTATGATTGTAAATCTAACAGGAAAAAGAGTAGAAAAAGACAGATTCAGGGGAGTAAGGACAACAGATGTCGATTTTTTAGACCGAGAAAAAGTGATAAAAAAACTATTAGAAAAAGGTTTTACAGAAAGGACTGCAGATGCCCTTGCACTAACAACAAAAAATATGCACCATCCAGATATCATAGCAGAATATTGTATATCCGACGAACCGGACTATCTAACAGGCTATATCTCCACAAAAGAAAAATACTACAGATTTACACCTCTTAAAGAATTTGGAAATAAAAATGGAGGAAGGATATACTTTATAAAAAACAGTACAGACATAGACGAGCTCTACAGATTCTTAGAAGAAAAACCAGTTTTGATAAAAGATGTTGAGTGA
- a CDS encoding ribonuclease HII, which translates to MLKSEKSKSGSSEKELLNLLLLKKKISRFMLEIEKSLYKKGYTKIVGIDEAGRGPLAGPVVAAAVIFPPDIKSFISKDSKKLTEKQREELFIQIKEKAISVGVGIVDSTVIDRINIYNATKLAMERALQDLKTEYEFIITDYVKFEPHPHISIAKADEKSLSVAAASIIAKVIRDRIMVEFSKIYPHSFEKHKGYPTKLHREEIKRYGLTPIHRKSFNLQVQHKLEL; encoded by the coding sequence CTGCTAAAATCAGAGAAATCAAAGAGTGGGAGCTCAGAAAAAGAGCTGCTGAATCTGCTGCTGCTAAAGAAGAAAATCAGTAGGTTTATGCTTGAAATTGAGAAATCCCTTTATAAAAAAGGCTATACAAAAATAGTAGGCATTGATGAAGCAGGAAGAGGACCCCTTGCGGGTCCTGTAGTTGCTGCTGCTGTTATATTTCCCCCTGATATAAAATCTTTTATCTCAAAAGACTCAAAAAAACTGACAGAAAAACAGAGAGAAGAACTTTTTATTCAGATAAAAGAAAAAGCGATCTCTGTGGGTGTAGGTATTGTAGACAGTACAGTGATAGACAGAATAAATATATACAATGCTACAAAACTTGCTATGGAAAGAGCTCTTCAGGATCTAAAAACAGAATACGAATTTATAATCACAGACTACGTAAAGTTTGAACCTCACCCACATATATCTATAGCAAAAGCAGATGAAAAAAGTCTCTCTGTAGCTGCTGCATCTATTATTGCAAAGGTAATCAGGGATAGAATAATGGTTGAGTTCTCAAAGATTTATCCCCACTCATTTGAAAAACATAAAGGATATCCTACCAAACTACACAGAGAAGAGATTAAGAGATACGGTCTTACTCCTATTCACAGAAAATCTTTCAATCTACAAGTCCAGCATAAACTTGAGTTATGA
- the rplS gene encoding 50S ribosomal protein L19 produces MHQLIREIEQKYMPAEFPEFRVGDTVKVHVKVKERNKERIQVFEGVVIRIKGSGTGKSFTVRKESYGVGIERTFPFACPSIAKVELSKRGKVRRAKLYYLRERRGKAAKIREIKEWELRKRAAESAAAKEENQ; encoded by the coding sequence ATGCACCAGTTAATAAGAGAAATAGAACAAAAATATATGCCTGCAGAATTTCCAGAATTCAGAGTAGGAGATACTGTTAAGGTTCATGTAAAAGTAAAAGAGAGAAACAAAGAAAGAATTCAGGTTTTCGAGGGTGTTGTTATAAGAATCAAAGGAAGTGGAACAGGAAAATCTTTTACTGTGAGAAAAGAGTCTTACGGTGTAGGAATAGAGAGAACTTTTCCTTTTGCGTGTCCTTCAATAGCCAAAGTAGAACTCTCTAAAAGAGGTAAAGTCAGAAGAGCTAAACTCTACTACCTCAGAGAAAGAAGAGGTAAAGCTGCTAAAATCAGAGAAATCAAAGAGTGGGAGCTCAGAAAAAGAGCTGCTGAATCTGCTGCTGCTAAAGAAGAAAATCAGTAG
- a CDS encoding peroxiredoxin, with protein MLKEGDKAPDFCLEGLTPEGEEEKICLKDLLSEGKYLILYFYPKDNTPGCTTEACDFRDNLNIIGEKAVVAGVSPDSINSHKKFKEKYNLNFYLLSDPEKKVLEVYDAYGEKKMYGKVTKGVIRSTYIISPDGKVVKKWKNVKAKGHVQKVVEELEKLLQN; from the coding sequence ATGCTTAAAGAAGGAGACAAAGCACCTGATTTTTGCCTTGAAGGTTTGACACCAGAAGGGGAAGAAGAAAAGATATGTCTTAAAGATCTTTTATCAGAAGGTAAGTACCTGATTTTATATTTTTATCCAAAAGATAACACTCCAGGATGCACAACAGAGGCCTGCGATTTCAGGGATAATCTAAATATAATTGGAGAAAAAGCTGTGGTTGCTGGAGTAAGCCCTGACAGTATTAACAGCCATAAAAAATTTAAAGAAAAGTACAATCTGAACTTTTATCTCCTGTCTGATCCAGAGAAAAAGGTATTAGAGGTATATGATGCTTACGGTGAGAAAAAGATGTACGGAAAAGTAACAAAAGGAGTTATAAGATCTACATACATAATATCACCAGATGGAAAAGTGGTAAAAAAATGGAAAAATGTAAAAGCTAAAGGACATGTACAAAAAGTAGTAGAGGAATTAGAAAAATTATTACAAAATTGA
- a CDS encoding FG-GAP repeat domain-containing protein: MRKFILSLSSLMAFSLSSIGSPDPIIDRTLVSDLEIIVGDASKDAVAIFNYNRGIKRGISAYLREKYDRHDEIGGGNIVGNYRDEIVIGFGKDRGPKKLRGYIAIISPRNFRIIKSFNVGFKGYDDLAVGNVYPDRGGYDEIVIGSASRDTLEIYTGSGRKVASTDVDYERYDRIATGDVDGDGYDEVILGDASLDTIRVFKLTGKNKLTEIATLKSEGSFDRADDVAAGDIDGDGVDEIVFFNNDGTVRFLMLGSSQDSNANEKIRPLKVKYDRYSHVAVGDINSDGKDEIIVAYASDDKIHIYNMMGDEIGSVNAGIERYDRIALVDIDGDSLVVGKPKGPKPLVIQNQIIAVINEPPKERSIFGEPDNPSSLGNFYASYENKEHKTTEQTVTAINSFTFSSQLSVKSGIPKVASAYMKLNYQMNLYSEKKSGKTLSITIGQNMNADVYEDRAFTLTTTYHLYEYPIVSPKHLSKINGKQQYVLVSVPVSINTKNIGTYKSNKHINGYVASYPQRKSELYHYSSNNEIASWQIDITCAPSGVFFAQKEGTVSISKSKTTHKIGIKFGGEGGAIFGKVKSDFSGDYENTSISTHKISFEESTSISVQYKGSFEGCNQANRQYTVGAVLYYDSIDGHLVLDYYVPRRGDYYKPPKVKIPVKPFILDKSGKIIKPNLMIKNLQHIPKGTFFKHNF; encoded by the coding sequence ATGCGAAAATTTATCCTATCTCTAAGTAGTTTAATGGCTTTTTCTTTAAGTTCCATAGGTAGTCCTGACCCCATTATTGACAGAACTCTCGTTTCTGATCTTGAAATAATTGTAGGAGACGCTTCAAAAGACGCAGTAGCTATCTTTAATTACAATCGAGGTATAAAAAGGGGAATTTCTGCATACTTACGGGAAAAGTATGACAGACATGATGAGATTGGAGGAGGTAATATCGTAGGAAATTATAGAGATGAGATCGTTATCGGATTTGGTAAAGACAGAGGTCCAAAAAAACTGAGGGGATACATTGCGATAATCTCTCCGAGAAATTTCAGGATAATAAAATCTTTCAATGTTGGATTTAAGGGATACGACGATCTTGCAGTAGGAAATGTTTATCCAGATAGAGGAGGTTACGACGAAATAGTAATCGGGAGTGCATCCAGAGATACCCTTGAGATATACACAGGTTCAGGCAGAAAGGTTGCAAGTACAGATGTAGATTACGAAAGATACGACAGAATAGCAACAGGAGATGTAGATGGAGATGGTTATGATGAAGTCATACTTGGAGATGCATCGTTAGATACAATTAGAGTGTTCAAACTTACAGGTAAAAATAAACTAACAGAAATCGCAACCTTAAAATCTGAAGGAAGTTTTGATAGGGCCGATGATGTAGCAGCAGGAGATATAGATGGAGATGGAGTAGATGAGATTGTATTTTTCAATAATGACGGGACAGTTAGATTTCTTATGTTAGGAAGTAGTCAGGATTCAAATGCCAATGAGAAGATAAGACCTTTAAAAGTTAAATACGACAGATACAGTCATGTTGCCGTTGGAGATATAAATTCAGACGGAAAAGACGAAATCATTGTAGCCTATGCTTCAGACGACAAAATTCATATTTACAATATGATGGGAGATGAGATTGGGTCGGTAAATGCAGGAATAGAAAGATATGATAGAATAGCTCTTGTAGATATAGATGGTGATTCTCTTGTCGTGGGAAAACCTAAAGGTCCAAAACCTCTTGTTATTCAGAACCAGATTATAGCAGTAATAAATGAACCTCCTAAAGAAAGGTCCATCTTCGGAGAACCTGATAATCCATCCTCCCTCGGTAATTTCTACGCTTCATATGAAAATAAAGAACACAAAACTACCGAACAAACAGTAACAGCCATAAACAGCTTTACATTTTCTTCCCAGCTATCTGTAAAAAGCGGTATTCCAAAAGTGGCTTCTGCATATATGAAACTAAACTATCAGATGAACCTTTACAGTGAAAAAAAATCAGGGAAAACTCTTTCTATAACTATCGGACAGAATATGAACGCAGATGTATATGAAGATAGAGCATTTACTCTTACCACAACATACCATCTTTATGAGTATCCAATAGTAAGCCCCAAACATTTATCAAAAATAAACGGAAAACAGCAGTACGTCTTAGTTTCTGTTCCTGTATCTATAAACACAAAGAATATAGGGACTTATAAATCAAATAAACATATAAACGGATATGTAGCTTCTTATCCACAGAGAAAAAGCGAACTATACCATTACTCATCAAATAATGAGATAGCCAGCTGGCAGATTGATATCACCTGTGCCCCTTCTGGTGTGTTCTTTGCCCAAAAAGAAGGGACTGTATCTATCTCAAAATCTAAAACAACCCACAAGATAGGAATTAAATTCGGAGGAGAGGGAGGAGCTATATTCGGAAAGGTAAAATCAGATTTTAGCGGAGATTACGAAAACACAAGCATATCTACCCATAAAATAAGCTTTGAAGAGTCTACAAGTATAAGCGTCCAGTATAAAGGAAGCTTTGAAGGATGTAATCAGGCAAACAGACAGTACACTGTAGGAGCTGTCCTGTATTATGACAGTATAGATGGACATCTTGTTCTTGATTATTACGTTCCAAGAAGGGGAGATTATTACAAACCACCAAAAGTAAAAATTCCAGTCAAACCTTTCATCCTTGATAAATCAGGAAAAATTATCAAACCCAACCTGATGATAAAAAATCTCCAGCATATACCAAAAGGAACTTTTTTCAAACACAATTTTTAA
- a CDS encoding tyrosine-type recombinase/integrase, translating to MPIVFLSKNGYFLLDKIKGKKYIKNFYRYSTGEKFFYIEASKINLEKIKNYIEDREIDKKCYLYQLQNKLNNSDLQSNTKKTYFSINLRFLETINKTPDTVKKEDIERFLSILKRRGKSTSTLSVSYSALKYFYSSVLGKIDFREITRPYPEIPITSSLSREELKKIISSIKNEKHKLLIEVAYGCGLKLHEVIKITKNDIDFHNKIFVIKTNHSYRKVPIPSSLIKKLQSYSKKIKSEFLFFSERNPEKHITPRAAEDIFKKSLKKAGIKRDLSFKSLRDSFVAHLIDRNVNPELIRKVIGIKKAQFKNKYGFYLNFTEHIPDLLIFR from the coding sequence TTGCCTATTGTTTTTCTGAGTAAAAATGGCTATTTTCTCTTAGATAAGATAAAAGGAAAAAAATACATAAAAAATTTTTACAGATATTCTACTGGAGAAAAATTTTTCTATATAGAAGCCAGCAAAATTAACTTAGAGAAAATTAAAAACTACATAGAAGATAGAGAAATAGATAAAAAATGTTATCTGTACCAGTTACAGAATAAGCTTAACAACTCAGATCTCCAATCAAATACAAAAAAAACATACTTTTCCATAAATCTGAGATTTTTAGAAACCATAAATAAAACTCCAGACACAGTAAAAAAAGAAGATATTGAAAGATTTTTGTCTATACTGAAAAGGAGAGGAAAATCTACCAGCACCCTGAGTGTATCTTACAGTGCACTTAAGTATTTTTATTCTTCTGTACTTGGAAAAATTGATTTTAGAGAGATCACAAGACCCTATCCTGAAATTCCTATAACAAGTTCCTTATCCAGAGAAGAATTAAAAAAAATTATTAGCAGTATAAAAAATGAAAAACACAAATTATTAATAGAAGTAGCCTATGGATGTGGACTGAAACTACATGAAGTAATAAAGATTACAAAAAATGATATAGATTTCCATAACAAAATATTTGTTATAAAAACAAATCACAGCTATAGAAAAGTTCCCATACCTTCTTCTCTGATAAAAAAACTCCAGAGTTACAGTAAAAAAATAAAATCTGAGTTTTTATTCTTTTCTGAAAGAAATCCAGAAAAACATATCACTCCCCGAGCTGCAGAAGATATATTCAAAAAATCTCTAAAGAAAGCAGGCATTAAAAGAGACCTTTCATTTAAATCTCTAAGGGATTCCTTCGTAGCCCATCTTATTGATAGAAACGTCAACCCAGAATTGATCAGAAAAGTAATTGGCATAAAAAAAGCCCAGTTCAAAAATAAATACGGATTTTATCTCAATTTTACCGAACATATCCCTGATCTCCTTATATTCAGATAA
- the hisIE gene encoding bifunctional phosphoribosyl-AMP cyclohydrolase/phosphoribosyl-ATP diphosphatase HisIE, which produces MDKSILEKIKFNSEGLVPVITQSYYTGKVLMQAYANKEAIKKTIETGYATYYSRSRKSLWVKGETSGNKQKVVKIKVDCDEDSILYLVKDYGVACHTGEESCFYRDINLRKAEKPDAYEIFHALYEKLLQRKIEKPEGSYVAKLFEKGSDKIIQKVGEEAVETVIALKNKDKNEIIYEVSDLIFHLIVALIDADIKLEDIQEELLKRYK; this is translated from the coding sequence TTGGATAAATCTATTCTGGAAAAGATAAAATTCAACTCTGAAGGTCTCGTTCCTGTAATAACCCAGAGCTACTACACTGGAAAAGTTCTTATGCAGGCTTACGCAAATAAAGAGGCTATAAAAAAAACTATAGAAACAGGATACGCCACATATTACTCACGTTCAAGAAAGTCTCTCTGGGTAAAGGGAGAAACTTCAGGGAATAAACAAAAAGTAGTAAAAATAAAGGTAGATTGTGATGAAGACAGCATACTTTACCTTGTTAAAGACTACGGAGTTGCCTGTCATACAGGAGAAGAAAGCTGTTTTTACAGAGATATAAATCTAAGAAAAGCAGAAAAACCAGATGCCTACGAGATTTTCCACGCTCTTTATGAAAAACTCCTCCAGAGAAAAATAGAAAAACCGGAAGGCTCTTATGTAGCAAAACTATTTGAGAAAGGCTCTGACAAAATAATACAGAAAGTCGGTGAAGAGGCTGTAGAGACTGTGATCGCATTAAAAAACAAAGATAAAAATGAGATTATCTATGAGGTTTCTGACCTGATATTCCATCTCATAGTTGCTCTTATAGATGCAGACATTAAATTAGAAGATATACAGGAGGAACTGTTGAAAAGATACAAATAA
- the dxs gene encoding 1-deoxy-D-xylulose-5-phosphate synthase: MKNYKILSRIDDYRALKNLSEDEINTLIDEIRDYIIDVTSKNGGHIGPSLGVVELTVAILKVFDPEIDRIVWDIGHQAYSWKILTGRKEQFRTLRQYRGISGFLKRKESRYDHFGAGHSSTSISASLGMRKAKDLLRKEGWTVAIIGDGAMTAGQAFEGLNHAGWLDPEKFIVILNDNQMSISPNVGALYTYFNRIITNEVFQKSRQKLKDIIKKVFGESGAKIARKFEEYVKGLFAPGIIFEELGFTYVGTIDGHNLLELEKTLENVKKMRGPVIVHVLTQKGRGYAPAEQNPTPFHGISPFDKITGTPLKKVGTPPSWSKVFGDALVELAEKDEKIVAITPAMKEGSGLTKFADRFPERFFDVGIAEQHAATFAAGFSVEGMKPVLSYYSTFLQRGYDQVIHDIALQHLPVVIAIDRAGLVGEDGPTHHGVYDIAFLRAIPDIVISAPKDQQELRNLLYTGLKSGKVFAIRYPRGSAIGDKADGFEEIEIGSWEIIDEGKDISILAVGKYVSRAIEVKKLLKKYGFNPTIVNARFIKPMDEELLKEILKTHKYIVTMEDGALNGGFGSAVAEYILDNRYMNELLRFGIPDRFVQHGKINQLEEELGLLPEQMVEKIKDFVRLEDYKVVG; the protein is encoded by the coding sequence ATGAAAAACTACAAAATTTTAAGCAGGATAGACGATTACAGAGCTCTTAAAAATCTTTCAGAAGATGAAATAAATACTCTTATAGATGAAATCAGAGATTACATAATAGATGTAACTTCAAAAAATGGAGGACATATAGGACCCTCCCTTGGAGTTGTTGAGCTTACAGTTGCTATCCTGAAGGTATTTGATCCGGAAATAGATAGAATAGTATGGGATATAGGACATCAGGCATATTCGTGGAAGATACTTACAGGAAGAAAAGAGCAGTTTAGAACTTTAAGACAGTACAGGGGAATATCAGGATTCCTGAAAAGAAAAGAAAGTAGATACGACCATTTTGGAGCAGGACACAGCAGTACTTCTATTTCAGCTTCTCTTGGAATGAGAAAAGCTAAAGACCTTCTTAGAAAAGAAGGATGGACTGTGGCTATCATAGGAGATGGTGCAATGACAGCGGGTCAGGCTTTTGAAGGGTTGAACCATGCAGGATGGCTTGATCCTGAGAAGTTTATAGTTATACTGAATGATAATCAGATGTCTATTTCTCCAAATGTAGGTGCTCTTTATACATACTTCAACAGAATTATAACAAATGAGGTTTTCCAAAAATCCAGACAGAAGTTGAAAGATATAATAAAGAAAGTTTTTGGGGAATCGGGAGCTAAAATAGCGAGAAAGTTTGAGGAGTATGTGAAAGGACTTTTCGCCCCAGGGATAATTTTTGAAGAGCTTGGCTTTACTTATGTTGGGACAATAGACGGGCACAATTTATTAGAACTGGAAAAAACACTGGAAAATGTCAAAAAAATGAGAGGCCCTGTTATTGTTCATGTTCTAACACAAAAAGGAAGAGGATATGCACCTGCAGAACAAAATCCAACACCTTTTCATGGTATATCTCCATTTGACAAAATAACAGGAACTCCACTTAAAAAAGTCGGTACTCCTCCATCATGGAGTAAAGTTTTTGGAGATGCACTTGTAGAGCTTGCAGAAAAAGATGAGAAAATTGTTGCTATAACTCCTGCGATGAAGGAAGGCTCAGGTCTTACAAAGTTTGCCGATAGATTTCCAGAAAGATTTTTTGATGTAGGAATCGCAGAACAGCATGCTGCAACGTTTGCTGCAGGATTTTCGGTAGAGGGGATGAAACCTGTTTTATCCTACTATTCGACCTTCTTACAAAGAGGTTATGATCAGGTAATACACGATATAGCACTTCAGCATCTTCCTGTTGTGATAGCTATAGATAGGGCCGGCCTTGTAGGTGAGGATGGTCCAACACACCACGGAGTATACGATATAGCTTTTTTGAGGGCTATTCCTGACATAGTGATCTCGGCACCAAAAGATCAGCAAGAGTTGAGGAATCTGCTTTACACCGGTCTGAAATCAGGAAAAGTATTTGCAATAAGATATCCAAGGGGATCTGCGATAGGAGATAAAGCTGATGGATTTGAAGAAATAGAGATAGGAAGCTGGGAAATAATAGATGAAGGAAAAGATATATCTATACTTGCAGTTGGTAAGTATGTAAGCAGAGCTATTGAGGTTAAAAAACTCCTTAAAAAATATGGCTTTAATCCAACTATTGTAAATGCAAGATTTATAAAACCTATGGATGAGGAACTGCTGAAAGAGATTCTTAAAACCCATAAATATATAGTTACAATGGAAGATGGGGCTCTTAATGGGGGTTTTGGTTCTGCTGTTGCAGAGTATATTTTAGATAATAGATATATGAATGAACTGTTGAGATTTGGTATTCCTGACAGATTTGTCCAGCATGGAAAAATTAATCAGTTAGAGGAAGAGTTAGGATTGCTTCCTGAACAGATGGTAGAAAAGATAAAAGATTTTGTAAGACTAGAAGATTATAAAGTGGTAGGTTAA
- a CDS encoding DUF2203 domain-containing protein, which translates to MKYFTLSEANNILPQIKLLVDEIKEKREKLYKVIDSYEDEIEGNNDELEIMFLKTEINETNEEINELIEIIESFGTYVKGIDPFLVDFPALHNGEEIFLCWREGESCIEYWHRVSEGYAGRKHVSLLEEKIIPDEKNRTGI; encoded by the coding sequence ATGAAATACTTTACATTATCAGAAGCAAACAATATACTTCCGCAGATAAAGCTGTTAGTTGACGAAATAAAGGAAAAAAGAGAAAAGCTATACAAAGTAATAGATTCTTACGAAGACGAAATAGAAGGAAATAACGATGAACTTGAGATAATGTTTCTGAAAACAGAGATAAATGAAACCAATGAAGAGATAAATGAGCTGATAGAAATAATAGAAAGTTTTGGTACTTACGTAAAAGGTATAGATCCGTTTTTAGTTGATTTTCCAGCCCTTCACAATGGAGAAGAAATTTTTCTGTGCTGGAGAGAAGGCGAAAGCTGCATAGAGTACTGGCATCGGGTTTCTGAAGGGTATGCAGGAAGAAAGCATGTATCTCTCCTTGAAGAAAAAATAATTCCTGATGAAAAAAACAGAACAGGAATATAA